Below is a genomic region from uncultured Sunxiuqinia sp..
CAAACTATGAAACAAATTATCTTGGTCGTCACTGTCGGAATTCTCTCTGCATGCAGTACGGTTCCGCTAACAAACCGGAAACAGTTTACAGCAATTCCAACGGCTCAAATGCTCACGCTTAGTAACCAGAGTTACAGTCAGGTGCTGCAGGAAGAGAATAGCATTCGTAATACCAATGAAAGTCAAGCAATTGCCAGAGTCGGAAGACGCATTGCCAATGCTGTTGAAGTGTACCTCGCAAGTATTGATAGAAAAGCCTTGATTGATGGTTATGAATGGGAATTCAACCTGATAAAAAGTGATGCACTTAACGCTTGGTGCATGCCAGGTGGAAAGATCGCATTTTACACAGGTATTCTCCCCATTTGTCAGAACGATAACGGAATAGCCGTTGTGATGGCCCACGAGGTAGCTCATGCTATTGCCAAGCACGGTAATGAGCGTATGTCACAGCAGCTTGTCCTCCAGATGGGAGGTACTGCACTCTCTGAAGCATTAAAGGAAAGCAAAGAAACGACCATGCAAATAGCCATGACTGCCTTTGGCCTTGGCGCGCAGCTTGGTGTAACATTACCTTATAGCCGAAAGCATGAAAGTGAAGCTGACGAACTGGGCCTTTATTTTATGGCAATGGCTAATTATGACCCCAGAGAAGCACCAGAATTTTGGATACGAATGATGAGCCAAAGCGAAGGAAATCCTCCAGAGTTTTTATCGACCCACCCGAACCCACAAAAACGAATAAACAACCTGAAACGGCTGATGCCTAAAGCAATGGAATATTATAGAAATTAATCTCTTCTCAACATGAAGCACGCTACCCCTTCAACCTTATTCAGAAAGCGACTGATTAAAGGGACTCTTCATTTTGCCTTGATTTTAGAAAACTAAAGCCTGGGAAAAATCGATTTTTAAAGGGGACTATTAGAAATACTGATTAGTTTATTTACCTTGCTTCTTGTTTTTGAAAACAATTAACAAAAGAAATACACATCACCCTCCCGATCGCTTCACTTTATAACCTTCCTTTTGAAGAATTTGAACGACTTTATCACGTAAATCGCCCTGAACAAGAATCTCCCCTTCTTTAGCTGAGCCTCCCACTCCACAATTGGTTTTTAGCAATTTGCTCAAATCTTTTAAATCGTTATCATTGCCTACAAATCCGGTAACTAATGTTACAGCCTTACCTTTGCGATTTTTCTTGTCCAGGCTGACTCTCAAATCCTGTTTTCGGGGCGGCAAAGTTTCCTCCTTCTCCTGTTCTTCTTTGTTGTAACCAAAATCAGGATTGGTCGAATAAACTACTCCCAAACGCTCTTTCCAATCTTTTGCCATAATCATATTCCTTTCGTTCTTCAAAAGTAAAAAGAAAAACTTTGTCGAGTAAAAAATCTATAATTCTTTTCTGGATGACATTTTTTTTGAACTTTTTAGGAGCTCGACTGGTTGGTGTTACAAATAAACTAGAAAGAAGAAAATGGCAGGACTAGTTGAAATTATTTCAAAGAAAGATATATTCCCCGAATACCAAAATACACCAATTGGCTTACTGTTGGAATACCATAATTTAAACAAACGATTTTCGAACTATGAAGCTCCTAAACTGCTGATTGGCATGTGCATGGACAACCGCAAAAACTTATGGATTCCGGAGAATTTCGCCTACATTATTCGCTCAGGGGGAGCCAACCTTTTTTATCACGAATTTCAGGTTTCCTTTGCGATTGGCGTCGGGAATATTCAACATATCGCCTTGATTGGACATACCAATTGTGAGATGGTTCAGCTGGATTCCAGAAAGGATGAGTTTATTGCAGGGATGGCTAAGAATGCTGGATGGACTCTGGAAAATGCGCAAATGCATTTTGAAAATCTATCACCTTTTTTTGAGATTGGCAACTCAGTTGACTTTCTGCTGGCAGAAGCTGGAAGACTACGTAGGCGATATCCGAAAGTAACGATTGCACCCTTATTTTTTGATGCAGAAAACAGCAAGCTTTATCAAATTGAAAAAAAATAACCCTCAAAACTATAGTTTCAAGGGTTATCAACTGATCTAAAATTTGAAATCTATTCCGGCAAAGAAATGAGTTCCGGCTTGTGGAAAATATCCGTCCATTTTGTAGCGCTCGTCGCCGTAAATATAGGAATAAACCCAAGCATTACTTTCGTATTCCACATCAAACAGATTATTGACCATTAAATGCAACTTAACTTCATCAAAGAATTTGCAGTTGCTCGTATATTCAATTTTCAAACTATTGATAAACCAAGCATCCAGTTTACGATCCTCGCTTGAGGTATTATCAATATACTGATCGCCAACATAGTTTGATAGTAAACTTAAGCTGAATGCAGGTGCTGGTTTAAATTTCAATTGGCTATTGACAATTACATTTGGAGAAAATGCTAAATTAGTTTCACCTAAACTAAAGGCTGCTTGTCCCCCAGCGTCCCAATTATCAACATACTCCGTAAAATCTTTTATTTTATTTTGGCTGAAAGTCACGTTTCCATCCCAATTCAGACTACGCGTAATTTTCAGTCCCCCGGCTAATTCAATTCCGGCACGATAGCTATCATCCGCATTGACCATGATTGGAGCACCAACATCGTTAATTTCACCGGTTTGAATCAACTGATCTTCGTAACTCATATAATACAAATTAGCTCCAACTAAAAAGGTTGATGTTTTGTACGTGTAACCAGCCTCCAGATCTCGTAGGGTTTCAGAAACCGGCTGTTTGCCGGCCGGATCAGCATCGACAAAATTACTTCGAGTTGGCTCGCGGTGAGCTACGGCATAGCTCAAATAAGCTTCCTGTGCATTGCTTGGCCGGTAAAAAACACCAAACTTAGGATTGAAAAAATCGTACTGATGCGACTGTGTCAAATCCCGCAAATCATCATCAATGCCATCAATATCGTAATCAATATGGCGATACTGTAGATCAGCAAATAAATTGAAAGCCTCTGTGAGTTGGTAACCATATTTCCCAAACACATTGAAGTCTTTTTTCAATCCGGTTCCCCGGTACCATTCATGGTCCTTTTCATTCTCGCCCATGTACTGAGCCCAAATCACATTTCCAAAATGATCGCCATCATATGTACTATGACCTCCTCCGAAAGTGAATGCTGAATTATTTCTTTCGTAATTCAACGAAAAAGTAGCCCCATAGAAATCATTGTCCAACCATTTTCTGGCAACAAGGTCTGTCACTTCAACTCCTTCAGGAACTGTCATCTGATAATCGGTGAAATCTTCATCATATTCATAGTTTTCGTAATAGCCACGACCATAGGTGTAGTGCAATGCCGCGTTGATATTCAGGAAGTCATTCAACTGATGAGAAAAATGCAATTGATAGTGATCTTGCTGATAATGGTCTACTTCATTTTCATACGTATAAAAATTGTATGTTCTGGCATCAGAATTCATGACGTGATCAAATTGTTCTTCGTTCGCCCGAGCCGAATGTGAGTTCCATAACCAATGATCGCGATAACGCTCCAATCCTGCAACATCATTGTTCAGTTTTGCTGAAGGCACACCATACCACGCCTGGTAAGTCTTCTCAAAACCGGAAAATACGTTGACTTTTATAACCGTGTTCTCCGAATAATATCCGGCAGATGTAAAAAATGACTTCAGATCAGCTGAAGCCCGATCAATAAAACCATCAGAATTTACCTTCGATAAACGAACATCAAAGGTAAAATGGTCTTTTAACAAACCTGTTCCGGCACTTACCGAGTTTTTAAATGTATTAAACGAACCAACCGAAGTCCGATACTCGGCATAGGCATCTTTGTTCAACGTTGATGTTTGCAGATTAATCGTGGCTCCAAAAGCCGCAGCACCATTGGTCGAAGTTCCAACTCCCCGCTGTATCTGGATATTTTCGATCGATCCGGCTAAGTCAGGTATATCAACAAACCATGTTCCATGCGATTCGGCATCGTTCATGGGAATACCATTTACGGTAACATTGATTCGATTTAAATCGGTTCCACGAATTCGGAAATTGGTATACCCGACTCCTGCACCTGCATCCGATGTCGCCACATACGACGGTGTCATGGTCAGCAAATAAGGTATATCCTGTCCCATATTTCGGCTTTCGATGGTTGATTGGTTGACTGTGGTTTTCGCTACAGGCGTTTTATCTCCTGCACGAGTTGCCGAAACCAACACTTCTTCAGCCATAATATGACGTGGCTCCAAGCGGATGTTTCGCTCTGTTTCTCCATCCACATTCACAGAAATACTTTTGGGTTCGTAACCAATGTAGGTCACCTTCAAGGTATAAGTACCAGCTTTAAGTTTCTCGAACTCGTACTTACCATTCTCGTTCGTTGAAGTTCCTTTGTAGCTTCCCGACAACATCAGGTTGGCCCCAACCAATTTTTCTCCTGATTCACTCAACACAGTTCCACGAAGTGAATACTCTGCAAATGAATACACGACAAAACACTGCATCAGCAGTATTAATCCTAATCTTTTCATTTTCTTTTTGATAATCTGGTTAAAAACTACATTAACCAATGAGGTAGGAATTTTTCCTTATGCCCTCCCTACGCCGGTACTAACCGGATCAGGTTCATTGGGTATGATCTCAGCCCTTAATTATTAAGGCACCCCATTGCAATAAATACAATTGCAAAGGTATGCGAAAAAAAGTGAATTTTGCAATGCCCACATTGCACCTTAAACTTCAAAAACCTGAAATTATTTCATAATCAGCCAATTATAATATGAAAAATTGTCTTTTAAAAAG
It encodes:
- a CDS encoding TonB-dependent receptor, which codes for MKRLGLILLMQCFVVYSFAEYSLRGTVLSESGEKLVGANLMLSGSYKGTSTNENGKYEFEKLKAGTYTLKVTYIGYEPKSISVNVDGETERNIRLEPRHIMAEEVLVSATRAGDKTPVAKTTVNQSTIESRNMGQDIPYLLTMTPSYVATSDAGAGVGYTNFRIRGTDLNRINVTVNGIPMNDAESHGTWFVDIPDLAGSIENIQIQRGVGTSTNGAAAFGATINLQTSTLNKDAYAEYRTSVGSFNTFKNSVSAGTGLLKDHFTFDVRLSKVNSDGFIDRASADLKSFFTSAGYYSENTVIKVNVFSGFEKTYQAWYGVPSAKLNNDVAGLERYRDHWLWNSHSARANEEQFDHVMNSDARTYNFYTYENEVDHYQQDHYQLHFSHQLNDFLNINAALHYTYGRGYYENYEYDEDFTDYQMTVPEGVEVTDLVARKWLDNDFYGATFSLNYERNNSAFTFGGGHSTYDGDHFGNVIWAQYMGENEKDHEWYRGTGLKKDFNVFGKYGYQLTEAFNLFADLQYRHIDYDIDGIDDDLRDLTQSHQYDFFNPKFGVFYRPSNAQEAYLSYAVAHREPTRSNFVDADPAGKQPVSETLRDLEAGYTYKTSTFLVGANLYYMSYEDQLIQTGEINDVGAPIMVNADDSYRAGIELAGGLKITRSLNWDGNVTFSQNKIKDFTEYVDNWDAGGQAAFSLGETNLAFSPNVIVNSQLKFKPAPAFSLSLLSNYVGDQYIDNTSSEDRKLDAWFINSLKIEYTSNCKFFDEVKLHLMVNNLFDVEYESNAWVYSYIYGDERYKMDGYFPQAGTHFFAGIDFKF
- a CDS encoding translation initiation factor yields the protein MAKDWKERLGVVYSTNPDFGYNKEEQEKEETLPPRKQDLRVSLDKKNRKGKAVTLVTGFVGNDNDLKDLSKLLKTNCGVGGSAKEGEILVQGDLRDKVVQILQKEGYKVKRSGG
- a CDS encoding M48 family metallopeptidase, which encodes MKQIILVVTVGILSACSTVPLTNRKQFTAIPTAQMLTLSNQSYSQVLQEENSIRNTNESQAIARVGRRIANAVEVYLASIDRKALIDGYEWEFNLIKSDALNAWCMPGGKIAFYTGILPICQNDNGIAVVMAHEVAHAIAKHGNERMSQQLVLQMGGTALSEALKESKETTMQIAMTAFGLGAQLGVTLPYSRKHESEADELGLYFMAMANYDPREAPEFWIRMMSQSEGNPPEFLSTHPNPQKRINNLKRLMPKAMEYYRN
- a CDS encoding carbonic anhydrase — translated: MAGLVEIISKKDIFPEYQNTPIGLLLEYHNLNKRFSNYEAPKLLIGMCMDNRKNLWIPENFAYIIRSGGANLFYHEFQVSFAIGVGNIQHIALIGHTNCEMVQLDSRKDEFIAGMAKNAGWTLENAQMHFENLSPFFEIGNSVDFLLAEAGRLRRRYPKVTIAPLFFDAENSKLYQIEKK